One Periplaneta americana isolate PAMFEO1 chromosome 8, P.americana_PAMFEO1_priV1, whole genome shotgun sequence genomic region harbors:
- the LOC138704461 gene encoding uncharacterized protein, producing MGLCLRVLKEHDTDVQELRPSPHHQQNEAANEEYILGESPIRGPPAPKQRNFQPSSLQSLAFEALRRYVCNFSLCLIQSVGNNFCKLDNAIHTCSHLQIMLHTMVPYNFANEVTQNLLISVDNIYKYIRVWAKEAWCKRILEELVKAIIHPMLTKLDLHCTLHFLAGILFTRLNTMKNLKVLKLRQLIDRSYEPFIIDGLHIMVDLETFVLHYLCSDNIIKAISTCKHLKILDVAFSHYVSDACIEAILELESLEELKVNDTSVSEQGYVKLLTGLNHNKKHSKRNNVLHKFGCSHIGASHLNLLFSNFPNLVELSVHKYHYDNSCVIGLKNLQIARFSDCKFSDIRELLCTGVHLQTLELDKIKDLNVKVIGEHCRSLQDLTIRGYVRHIPQYGDDKVPLQGFQSLQSITLNLYRDYSFIEYMLSVCTNLKVIDIFITDGSEQESDTLMEYVLSRNPLKCLEEFSIKTHMSGLLTLHTAKLLINACPHITVLKGINTWSSIGILDDFVEEVTENYPHIHLGV from the coding sequence GAAAGTCCAATCAGAGGACCACCAGCACCGAAACAACGGAACTTTCAGCCTTCCAGCCTTCAAAGCCTTGCTTTTGAAGCACTAAGAcgttatgtttgtaattttagtcTTTGCCTTATACAGTCAGTGGGAAATAATTTCTGTAAGCTAGATAATGCAATTCACACCTGTTCACATCTGCAGATTATGCTTCACACTATGGTGCCGTACAATTTTGCTAACGAAGTTACACAGAACTTGCTCATCTCTGTTGACAATATTTACAAATACATTCGTGTCTGGGCTAAAGAGGCGTGGTGCAAGAGAATACTTGAAGAGCTAGTTAAAGCCATCATTCATCCAATGCTAACTAAATTGGATTTGCATTGTACTCTACATTTTCTTGCCGGCATTCTCTTCACCAGACTTAACACCATGAAAAACCTGAAAGTGTTGAAGCTGAGACAGTTAATAGATCGTTCATACGAACCTTTCATTATTGATGGACTCCACATTATGGTAGACTTAGAAACATTTGTGTTACATTATCTTTGTTCTGATAACATCATAAAAGCAATAAGCACATGTAAACACTTAAAAATTCTAGATGTTGCATTTTCACACTATGTGTCAGATGCTTGCATTGAAGCCATTTTAGAATTAGAATCTTTAGAAGAACTGAAAGTGAATGATACTTCAGTTTCTGAACAAGGTTATGTCAAATTACTGACTGGATTAAATCACAACAAGAAACattccaaaagaaataatgtCTTGCATAAATTTGGGTGCAGCCATATTGGAGCTTCTCATTTGAATCTTTTATTCAGTAACTTCCCAAATCTTGTAGAATTAAGTGTTCATAAATATCATTACGATAATTCTTGTGTAATAGGACTAAAGAATTTGCAGATTGCCAGGTTCTCTGATTGCAAATTCTCTGATATACGAGAACTACTCTGTACAGGCGTCCATTTACAGACACTGGAACTGGACAAGATTAAAGACTTGAATGTTAAAGTGATAGGTGAACACTGCAGGTCCTTACAGGACCTTACAATTAGGGGATATGTCCGCCACATTCCTCAGTATGGAGATGATAAGGTTCCCTTACAAGGGTTCCAGTCTTTACAGAGCATTACCCTTAATTTATACAGAGATTATTCGTTCATTGAATACATGTTATCAGTGTGTACCAATTTGAAAGTAATCGATATATTTATAACGGATGGAAGTGAACAGGAAAGTGACACATTAATGGAatatgtgctttcaaggaatcCGCTAAAATGCTTGGAAGAATTTTCTATTAAGACACACATGTCTGGCCTGCTGACTTTACATACAGCAAAGCTGCTTATAAATGCGTGTCCACATATTACTGTGCTGAAAGGTATTAACACTTGGAGCAGTATTGGCATCTTGGACGACTTTGTTGAAGAAGTGACAGAAAATTATCCCCACATTCATCTTGGAGTTTAA